GACTCAATGGGGTAGGTCTCCAAGTTAAAGACATGAGTCCATAACCAGTTGGTCCTTTAACAGTGACGTAAGACATAATTGGATGAGGGACAGAAGTACAAATAAGAGtcttttccaaattcttgCGATGCCCCAGTTTTTATAGAGCaatggaagaggaaataaGGTTTTATCTCCGCAGCGGCGTTAATCGGGTTTCGATAAAAGTGTAGCTTGGCTTTTGTTCAGTGATGGAGATAAGAGAAGCTCCGaggatggaagaagacgaaggCAAACAATTCATGAAGTATCGTTCTAATAATCAAGAGACAATTGCTAAATCCTTAGTCTAATGGTTGAGCCATTCGACATGATGCTCGATTGGGAAGTAGTTTGTACACAGCCCGgtcaaaaaattttcagatttttcagatttttttcagatttttcagatttgaACATGATAGGAATATGGTTGTTCATTGTAAATATGAGTGATTTGAAGGGTACAGAAGCTATAAAtagcagaaagagaaaactgGATAGCGAGTCTAAACAGAATGACGGTGATGATGACacaaaagaaaatgaagaggaagacaaTGGCATAGGATCGTTATCAGgagatgaagcagatctATCGTCAGACCAAGAAATCTCACAAATTGGACACcaaatggaagagaaaaagcgGATGCAACGAAGGAATAAAAGAAGTCgtgaaaatgatgatggGTCGGAATCGTTTTCAAATGCCATGAACGCACTTTTAGATACTCATTTGAAAGCACATGATAGAAAAGATCCTATTTTGGCAAAGTCTAAAGGCCAGTTTAAGAAGCTAGAAAGCGATAAACTTGAAGTCAAGGCTAAAAAGCTTCTTttggcaaagaagaagaagctatTAAATAAAAAtcgaaagaaagatttAATACCAtcaggagaagatggagaggcagccaaagaagcattaaCTAAGGAGAGAAAGCTGAGAAAAGTGGCCCAAAGAGGTGTGATTAAGTTGTTTAATGCAATTTTGGTTTCACAGACACAATCCGAAGCTACTTCCAGGGCTTTGAACAATAGCAGGGGATATGTTAGTAGTAGTAAGAAGCAAGAAGCTGTTGCTGAAGTCTCTAAAGAGAGGTTTTTAGATATGGTTCAAGCCGCGGGTAAGAAATAAGCAGCTCACTAGATTTAAATAATGTTAGGATTTGGTTTAGATATAAATAACAGGACACACAGTCAGACGGACACTCATTCACTTCTTTCCAACGAGCTCCTCGTAAACCCTATTGACACTCTTAGTAACGGCAGACTTGGAAGCATTCCAGTCACTTTGAATGGTTTTCCATGGAACCTTCTTGAATAAACTTTGCTTGTTAGTTAACAAgtcttcattcttcaaagtgTTGGCTAACTGTTTAACACGATCATCTACTTGCTTCTCTGTGGCAACTGGTAACCTCTCAAGATACTGGACAAGATAATCCGCTTCTCTAATTTCATTAAGTCCCACCTGCTTGAATCTATCAGGTGATCCTTCCTTCATATAGACCTCAGCAGAATGCCTTCTATCTTTGATCATCTCATTGAGTAGATCATATAGCTTAAATTCGTCCTGCAACTGATCTCTGCTATCAATCTCCATGTTCTTCACCTCCGTCAATATACTTCTAATAACATTTTTTTCCAAGGGATCAGCCTTCATTCTAATATTATGCTTGAGGTCGTCTCTTAAAGACTTCATCAATTCATCATAAGCGGGAGTAGTGGAAGCCCAGCGGATGGACATGCGACTGGCCCTGGCAGAGTTTCTGACAGTGCTTCTGGCAGCACCTCTGGCAATTGTCGATTTTCCAGCAGACAAAAAAGCTCTAAACATCTTGATTAGAATCTATCTTTAAGCAGTAGTGACATGAATATTCGTCCAAGTTGTCGTCTTTATCGGTTGGTCCCGGTGGATCCCGGTGGATCCCGGTGGAGAAAAGATTTTCAGACTCGGCTAAATGCTTTATCTCCCCTTTGATTCGTGCCGCTGAATAACTGAGAGCTGCATGTGGCTGAGTATTTGGATTCATCTGAGTCCTGTGGCTGCTACGCAGCCCGGTACCAGTTCCCGGTAGTAAGCTCCAGATTGCTAATCACCACAaccaccatcttcttctttacttcCTAGTTTAACTCTCAATGGCGATGGTTGCTATAACTTCGTCATCGATGTCATCACTTCCATCTCCGGTGTCATCTCTTCCGTCCCCGGCATCTCTTCCGTCCCCGGCGTCGTGGCTGTCTTCGTTACCCACACAAACCTCTTCTGCCCCAGCTTCCTCTATTAAAAGAAGCCAGGTCTTTCTGCATCGATCCAAAAATGACGCTTGGATGATTATTCACAATAAAGTATATGACGTGACTTCCATATTACACGTTCACCCCGGTGGTGTGGAGTGCCTATTTGACTGCGTTGGTTTGGACGGTACAGCCAATTTCGACGATGTAGGCCACAGCGAGGTGGCCTGGCAGATGCTACGGCCTTATTATATCGGCGTTTTGGACAGATCCGAGTGGAAATCTCCGCTGACTCGTTCTCGATCTCAACCCCACATCTCATCCACGTTGACAGTTGTTGATTCGGACGCATTCCatattccaaagagaaCGAATCAAGAGATTCTTATTAGCATTTCAACCAACTTGTTCACATTTCTAGCGCTTCTTGCGTTGGCCCTACTCGTTTACTTGCAGACTAGGAAGTGGCCTTACACTACATAATATTCCTTCCCTCTTTATAGACTCAACATCTCATAAATCTTCTTACTTACAGAATATATAGGTTGATTCAATCACCAGTAGTTGGGAAACCAGAGTAAACCTTAAAGGAGTCGTACAACAACCATTGGCATCCAGTTAAGGTACCAATCATGATGATTCTGACTCCCAATCCATTCCAGAGACCGTTAAAGCCAATAACCTTATAGATTCTCTTGACAGCAGTACCAATGGACTCGCCTGGTCTGGTGTCATTGTTAACCTTAGAAACCATAACATCAGCAGGATGAGAGACAATAGCACAGAAAATACCAGCGATGTAACCACCGAGGAAAGAAACACCGGTCTGCTGCAATTTAGTATACTCATCCTTTGGCTTGGACAAACCAGAGTAGATCAAAGAGACAATTTTCTCAAAAGTGGTGAATTTGACCATTGTATAAGGAATTTGTCTGAACCACAATGGAACCAATCCGGAGTACATATTCTTGTACAAGTCCTTTGGAAGAGCTGGAGGAAGAGTAGTTTGTGTTTTAACCTTCATAGCTTCAAATGGACATAAGGCCAAATCGGCCAAAAACTCGGCACCTGCAGAAGCAGCCAAATAGACACCGACACCGGAAGTTCCGGTAAAGTCActgaacttcttcttgaagagctCATAGAATCCGTACTTACAGGTACCTTGCAAACCATAACCGATGAATGTTGGAACAAAACCGGTGTAAAGAGTGGAAAAACCTTCGTTTCTAACGATCGATTTGATACCACTCCAGTTACCCTTGTACAAAGATGAGTCAACCTGAAGTCTACACTTAACTAAATCCAATGGTAAAACCAACGAATGGGTTGGAGCACATGCAATGAATCCACCCAAAGCACAGCTCAAGAAATACTCACGCGAGTATAGTTCAATTTTGCGGTCCGAAGgcatctttgaagaatagGGGGAAGAAAAAGGGAGTCAAACGGAAGAGaaaagggaagaagaggaaagaaaagggaaagaaaaagggaTAAAAAAAGggataaaaaaaatgggGAAATAAAAATGGGGAACAACAATTAGAAAAAAGAGCGAAGCCAATTGAGATTCAGCGTCGGATTCGGATAAAAATTTTCGCGGGAATGAGATCTGGAGAAGGTGGTGGGGGGAGGAGACGGGAAGCGGGAGACGGGAAGGGGGAGGAGACGGGAAGCGGGAGACGGGAAGGGGGAGACGCAGACGGAAGGTAAGCGAAATGGGTTCCTGGTGGACGTTTGATCTCTCTTTGGTAAGCGAAACGGGTTTCTGGGATGTTTGATCTCTTTTTGGTAAGCTAAATGGGTCTGGTGGGACGTtcgatctctttgattGCCTGGTGAAACGTCCTCCAATCGAAACACGGCTATTCGCGCGTTCATTGTCGGCAATTTCTGATCCCAGCAATCATCACGTGACACCACTGCACACACCAAGGATCACATGACAAGGAGGCTGAGGAATAGAttcgacttcttcttggctAAGTTACCAAATCAAATCACTGTTTCCTTATCGAAGATATGCAATTCCATACAAAAACAGTGGGTTGGTTGGATTCCACGGGAAGTTATCATCTCAATCAGATTCTTCTACAGAATCGAAATGGTCCTTGCTTTATTATCTCATTTATCAATACGCTTATCTTAAGTCTtgagttgaaggaagacCAAGATTGGCATACAGTTAAATCGAAAAATCAGAGACATAAGAAACAGTCGATCCAATCTTCTGTTACAGCTCAAAATTCACTGGTTACAGAGTCAGATTTACgatctttgaaggagttgatTTCATCGAAGAATTTAGTTAGTTTAGATTCTTTATTATATGAAGTTTCCAATCTGCTTCTAGAAGTGGcaaatgaaggagaagaacGTATTGATTTAAGCGATATTCTTAATGTTTTACCACTACTTAGTACAGGACTCAATGTAAATTTGAAGTTTGATCAACCAATAGTGACGGAttttgaggaagaaactAAGGCTGTAACACAATTGATGGATTTTTTCGGACTTAAGATGATCCATGGTTTTTTAATGGAtgatggaaaagagaagttaGGCTCAGAAGTAGCCTTCGATAAGGCTCAGGAATTTATGGTCAAGATACTTGATAAGTATCCcgagttgaaagaagatgatacaAACCCTGAAGTTGTCAAGTATTTCACCTTAAAGAGGTTTTTTGAGGATAATCGAACTCAGTTGACAAAACAAGGATTGAaacaac
This region of Brettanomyces nanus chromosome 2, complete sequence genomic DNA includes:
- the PIC2 gene encoding Cu/Pi carrier, with protein sequence MPSDRKIELYSREYFLSCALGGFIACAPTHSLVLPLDLVKCRLQVDSSLYKGNWSGIKSIVRNEGFSTLYTGFVPTFIGYGLQGTCKYGFYELFKKKFSDFTGTSGVGVYLAASAGAEFLADLALCPFEAMKVKTQTTLPPALPKDLYKNMYSGLVPLWFRQIPYTMVKFTTFEKIVSLIYSGLSKPKDEYTKLQQTGVSFLGGYIAGIFCAIVSHPADVMVSKVNNDTRPGESIGTAVKRIYKVIGFNGLWNGLGVRIIMIGTLTGCQWLLYDSFKVYSGFPTTGD
- a CDS encoding uncharacterized protein (MEROPS:MER0902165~BUSCO:EOG09341Y1U) — translated: MQFHTKTVGWLDSTGSYHLNQILLQNRNGPCFIISFINTLILSLELKEDQDWHTVKSKNQRHKKQSIQSSVTAQNSLVTESDLRSLKELISSKNLVSLDSLLYEVSNLLLEVANEGEERIDLSDILNVLPLLSTGLNVNLKFDQPIVTDFEEETKAVTQLMDFFGLKMIHGFLMDDGKEKLGSEVAFDKAQEFMVKILDKYPELKEDDTNPEVVKYFTLKRFFEDNRTQLTKQGLKQLEGTSSVLRNNEFAIFFRNDHFNTIYKKENKLYTLVSDEGYKDESEVVWQMLGDVKGDEDDFLTGNFTKPEVQETKRTNEGAEGAPGAEGAEGAFSAGAFSAGAFSAGAVSAEDPFSVEDEILAKQLQQEEDAQISRTLQNEFDKEADDRGKKKKRKRKQKQDSRKQNSRKPDSKEQDPKDNPKDGCTIC